From the genome of Ahaetulla prasina isolate Xishuangbanna chromosome 15, ASM2864084v1, whole genome shotgun sequence, one region includes:
- the RNF34 gene encoding E3 ubiquitin-protein ligase RNF34 isoform X2 has product MKAGATSMWASCCGLLNEVMGTGAVRSQQPGFGSGANPFRFAPSTDFTVYSSAAATGANPTLCKSCGLSFSVFRKKHVCCECKKDFCSVCSVLHENLRRCCTCQLLQETAFQRPQLMRLKVKDLRQYLLLRNIPTDTCREKEDLVDLILRHHGLASEEETDTSSLYSTRSQASSLSTQHVSLSGSVSSSQGDLANRQENAGNETQLQTPGQSRKRARASLSDISSLDDVEGLTVRQLKEILACNFVNYSGCCEKWELVEKVSRLYRENQTNHRLQGEKPPLTDEDDNLCRICMDAVIDCVLLECGHMVACTKCGKRMSECPICRQFVVRAVHVFKS; this is encoded by the exons ATGAAG GCAGGGGCGACCTCCATGTGGGCTTCCTGCTGCGGGCTGCTGAATGAGGTCATGGGGACGGGAGCCGTTCGCAGCCAGCAGCCCGGATTCGGAAGCGGAGCGAACCCCTTTCGGTTCGCGCCAAGCACGGACTTCACTGTCTATTCCTCGGCGGCGGCAACAGGAGCGAACCCTACCCTCTGCAAATCTTGTGGCCTTTCTTTCTCCGTATTCAGGAAAAAG caCGTGTGTTGCGAGTGCAAGAAGGATTTCTGCTCGGTGTGCTCCGTCTTGCACGAGAACCTCCGGCGGTGCTGCACCTGCCAGTTGCTGCAGGAGACGGCCTTCCAGCGGCCGCAGCTAATGCGCTTGAAAGTCAAGGACCTGCGCCAGTACCTGCTCCTCAGGAACATCCCCACGGATACCTGTCGGGAAAAGGAAGACTTGGTCGACCTCATCCTCCGCCATCACGGATTGGCCTCCGAGGAGGAGACGGACACTAGCAGTTTGTACTCCACGCGGTCGCAGGCATCCAGCTTGTCCACCCAGCACGTGTCTCTCTCTGGATCGGTGTCCTCCTCCCAGGGAGACCTCGCCAACCGGCAGGAAAACGCGGGCAATGAAACGCAGCTCCAG actCCGGGCCAGTCCAGGAAGCGTGCCAGGGCCTCGCTGTCCGATATTTCCAGCCTGGATGACGTGGAAGGGCTGACCGTCCGGCAGCTGAAAGAAATCCTGGCTTGTAACTTTGTCAACTATTCGGGATGTTGCGAAAAATGGGAACTGGTAGAAAAAGTCAGCCGGCTCTACAGGGAGAACCAGACGAATCATCGGCTGC AAGGAGAAAAGCCTCCACTGACAGACGAGGACGATAACCTCTGCCGGATCTGCATGGACGCGGTCATCGATTGCGTGCTGCTGGAGTGCGGCCACATGGTCGCCTGCACCAAGTGCGGCAAGCGCATGAGTGAGTGTCCAATCTGCCGCCAGTTCGTCGTCCGGGCCGTTCACGTCTTCAAGTCCTGA
- the RNF34 gene encoding E3 ubiquitin-protein ligase RNF34 isoform X1 — MKAGATSMWASCCGLLNEVMGTGAVRSQQPGFGSGANPFRFAPSTDFTVYSSAAATGANPTLCKSCGLSFSVFRKKHVCCECKKDFCSVCSVLHENLRRCCTCQLLQETAFQRPQLMRLKVKDLRQYLLLRNIPTDTCREKEDLVDLILRHHGLASEEETDTSSLYSTRSQASSLSTQHVSLSGSVSSSQGDLANRQENAGNETQLQGPSERLSADLGAEEDHAAQETPGQSRKRARASLSDISSLDDVEGLTVRQLKEILACNFVNYSGCCEKWELVEKVSRLYRENQTNHRLQGEKPPLTDEDDNLCRICMDAVIDCVLLECGHMVACTKCGKRMSECPICRQFVVRAVHVFKS, encoded by the exons ATGAAG GCAGGGGCGACCTCCATGTGGGCTTCCTGCTGCGGGCTGCTGAATGAGGTCATGGGGACGGGAGCCGTTCGCAGCCAGCAGCCCGGATTCGGAAGCGGAGCGAACCCCTTTCGGTTCGCGCCAAGCACGGACTTCACTGTCTATTCCTCGGCGGCGGCAACAGGAGCGAACCCTACCCTCTGCAAATCTTGTGGCCTTTCTTTCTCCGTATTCAGGAAAAAG caCGTGTGTTGCGAGTGCAAGAAGGATTTCTGCTCGGTGTGCTCCGTCTTGCACGAGAACCTCCGGCGGTGCTGCACCTGCCAGTTGCTGCAGGAGACGGCCTTCCAGCGGCCGCAGCTAATGCGCTTGAAAGTCAAGGACCTGCGCCAGTACCTGCTCCTCAGGAACATCCCCACGGATACCTGTCGGGAAAAGGAAGACTTGGTCGACCTCATCCTCCGCCATCACGGATTGGCCTCCGAGGAGGAGACGGACACTAGCAGTTTGTACTCCACGCGGTCGCAGGCATCCAGCTTGTCCACCCAGCACGTGTCTCTCTCTGGATCGGTGTCCTCCTCCCAGGGAGACCTCGCCAACCGGCAGGAAAACGCGGGCAATGAAACGCAGCTCCAG GGGCCAAGCGAAAGACTTTCGGCAGATCTGGGGGCGGAGGAAGACCACGCAGCACAAGAA actCCGGGCCAGTCCAGGAAGCGTGCCAGGGCCTCGCTGTCCGATATTTCCAGCCTGGATGACGTGGAAGGGCTGACCGTCCGGCAGCTGAAAGAAATCCTGGCTTGTAACTTTGTCAACTATTCGGGATGTTGCGAAAAATGGGAACTGGTAGAAAAAGTCAGCCGGCTCTACAGGGAGAACCAGACGAATCATCGGCTGC AAGGAGAAAAGCCTCCACTGACAGACGAGGACGATAACCTCTGCCGGATCTGCATGGACGCGGTCATCGATTGCGTGCTGCTGGAGTGCGGCCACATGGTCGCCTGCACCAAGTGCGGCAAGCGCATGAGTGAGTGTCCAATCTGCCGCCAGTTCGTCGTCCGGGCCGTTCACGTCTTCAAGTCCTGA